Proteins found in one Rhodohalobacter barkolensis genomic segment:
- a CDS encoding M16 family metallopeptidase, translated as MKKKNKILLGVLSVLFLPMVSFAQGLDTFEEKVTEFTLDNGLHFIIIERPVAPVATFVTFVNVGSVNEPVGNTGVAHIFEHMAFKGTKEIGTTDWEKESAAITRADFVYRQWVRERSKPNPDQERLERLKSRFDELVDEADQYVVSNEFTQIIEQNGGSGLNAFTSADATGYFYSLPQNRAELWFTLESDRFLNPVFREFYAEKDVVMEERRMRTDSNPVGRLIEEFLSVAYSAHPYKNPVVGWSSDIQGTSIEDAKQFFQQYYTPSNITIAIAGDVDPDRMKELAETYFGRMAPGRPAPEVVTSEPEQRGERRFVMVEESQPFFLSGYHTVSQTHPDFAALQLVGAITSQGRTSRLYKRLVEDEQMALAVQAFNGFPGTKYPGLFMTLAVPNQGVTLEEIEEIIEEEFQKVKDGDITQEELDRAITNARASQVRSLNSNMGLALSFAENHAQKGSWKQSFSSLEALEEVTLEDLQRVAETYFVKNNRTVGMIKNESSEEEVAINSEEN; from the coding sequence ATGAAGAAAAAAAACAAGATACTTTTAGGGGTATTGAGTGTATTGTTTCTGCCGATGGTCTCATTTGCGCAGGGATTAGATACATTCGAAGAGAAAGTCACAGAGTTTACTCTGGATAACGGATTACACTTCATCATAATAGAGCGACCGGTTGCACCTGTAGCAACATTTGTGACATTTGTCAATGTTGGAAGTGTAAACGAACCGGTTGGGAATACGGGAGTCGCTCATATTTTTGAGCATATGGCATTCAAAGGCACCAAGGAAATTGGAACCACAGATTGGGAAAAGGAGAGCGCCGCCATTACACGGGCAGATTTTGTATACCGGCAGTGGGTTCGTGAACGAAGCAAACCCAACCCCGATCAGGAGAGGCTGGAACGGCTGAAGAGTCGTTTTGATGAGTTGGTTGATGAAGCAGATCAGTATGTGGTCAGCAATGAATTCACTCAGATCATTGAGCAGAATGGCGGAAGTGGACTAAACGCGTTTACTAGTGCCGATGCCACAGGATATTTTTACAGTCTGCCACAAAATCGAGCAGAACTGTGGTTTACGCTGGAATCAGATCGCTTTTTGAACCCTGTTTTCAGAGAGTTTTATGCGGAGAAGGATGTTGTAATGGAAGAGCGAAGAATGCGAACCGATTCTAATCCGGTGGGCCGATTAATTGAAGAGTTTCTAAGTGTGGCATATTCTGCTCATCCGTATAAAAATCCGGTTGTAGGCTGGTCATCAGATATTCAGGGTACATCCATCGAAGATGCCAAGCAGTTTTTTCAGCAGTACTATACCCCCAGCAACATTACCATTGCTATTGCCGGCGATGTTGATCCGGACAGAATGAAGGAGCTTGCAGAAACGTACTTTGGCAGAATGGCTCCGGGCCGTCCGGCACCGGAAGTCGTCACTTCTGAACCGGAACAAAGGGGTGAGCGACGTTTTGTGATGGTTGAAGAATCTCAACCTTTTTTCCTTTCGGGATATCATACAGTATCTCAAACCCACCCGGATTTTGCTGCACTTCAGCTGGTTGGAGCCATCACTTCTCAGGGCAGAACCTCCAGGCTTTATAAAAGATTGGTTGAGGACGAACAGATGGCTTTGGCTGTGCAAGCCTTTAACGGATTTCCGGGCACGAAATATCCCGGCTTATTTATGACTCTGGCTGTTCCAAACCAAGGAGTTACGCTAGAGGAAATTGAGGAAATCATCGAAGAAGAGTTCCAGAAAGTTAAAGATGGGGATATCACACAAGAGGAGTTAGACCGTGCCATCACCAATGCGCGTGCCAGCCAGGTACGGAGTTTAAACAGCAATATGGGTCTTGCACTCAGCTTTGCGGAAAATCATGCACAGAAGGGTAGCTGGAAACAGTCTTTTAGTTCGTTGGAAGCACTGGAGGAGGTAACACTTGAGGATTTACAAAGAGTTGCTGAAACCTATTTTGTGAAAAACAACCGAACGGTTGGGATGATAAAAAATGAATCCTCAGAGGAAGAAGTAGCAATAAATTCAGAAGAAAATTAA
- a CDS encoding SDR family NAD(P)-dependent oxidoreductase, whose product MRLKNKSVIITGGAGGIGLATAKKMLDEGATGILLVDLKENALKEAASKLKNEKVHYIAADVSNSSDVKKYTEKAIELFGKIDVVFLNAGVEGVVKPITDYPEETFDQVMNVNVKGVWLGMKHAFPHMKKNGGGSIMITSSVAGLQGTPNVSAYVTSKHATIGAMKVGALEGAADKIRVNTIHPSPVDNRMMRSLEEGFAPGGGEEAKKGFEQMIPLGRYAKNEEIADLALFLASDESKFITGAQYVIDGGLTT is encoded by the coding sequence ATGAGGTTGAAAAACAAGAGTGTAATAATCACCGGCGGAGCCGGTGGCATTGGATTGGCTACAGCAAAAAAAATGCTGGACGAAGGAGCAACCGGCATTCTTCTGGTTGATCTGAAAGAAAATGCATTGAAAGAAGCGGCTTCGAAACTTAAAAATGAGAAGGTTCACTACATTGCAGCGGATGTTTCAAATAGCAGTGATGTGAAAAAATACACTGAAAAAGCTATAGAGCTTTTCGGGAAAATCGACGTTGTATTTCTGAATGCAGGTGTGGAAGGGGTTGTAAAACCGATTACTGACTACCCCGAAGAGACCTTTGATCAGGTAATGAACGTAAATGTGAAGGGAGTTTGGCTGGGTATGAAACATGCCTTTCCTCACATGAAGAAAAACGGTGGTGGAAGTATAATGATCACATCGTCTGTTGCAGGCTTGCAGGGTACACCTAACGTGAGTGCATACGTAACCAGTAAACATGCAACGATTGGTGCGATGAAAGTAGGAGCATTAGAAGGTGCCGCAGATAAAATCAGGGTAAATACTATCCATCCGTCACCTGTGGATAACCGAATGATGCGATCTTTGGAAGAAGGGTTTGCGCCCGGTGGAGGAGAAGAAGCGAAAAAAGGTTTTGAGCAGATGATACCTTTAGGCCGATATGCAAAAAATGAAGAAATCGCAGATTTAGCACTTTTCTTAGCGTCAGACGAGAGTAAATTTATAACGGGTGCACAGTACGTTATTGATGGCGGTTTGACCACATAA
- a CDS encoding universal stress protein — MITFKKILVPTDFSKGAEGAYAVAQKIADRFGGQIDFIHVVPTLKYVNESIKRLGVPLDMNKDIYPRVIEEAEQNIKKAMNSYIADKNKGDAVVKIDRRPSETIIEHASKNNYDLILIGAKGAHQTKMLRGSVTERVIRRSKIPVFSVGDRFNADEVKNIMVTTDTSELSLASFPMAAALADSFGARLTLFHVIELYGSISEDIPRTPAKGETISIYEAIIERLNNFLTKRKIDNIHVQRTGVTFEDEVVITDGDQSRTIPLFTKIEKGVSAHYEIENYASESADLVIMATHGYSGFAHLILGSTAEKVAQYVSKPVLTVRPDEKDFEEA, encoded by the coding sequence ATGATTACATTCAAAAAGATTCTGGTACCAACAGACTTTTCAAAGGGAGCAGAGGGCGCTTACGCAGTAGCTCAGAAAATTGCGGACAGATTTGGAGGACAAATTGACTTTATTCATGTAGTTCCAACTCTCAAATATGTAAACGAGAGTATTAAGCGGTTAGGTGTGCCTCTTGATATGAATAAAGATATATATCCCCGTGTAATTGAGGAGGCCGAACAGAATATCAAGAAAGCAATGAACAGTTACATTGCAGATAAAAACAAGGGAGATGCTGTTGTTAAAATTGATCGTAGACCTTCTGAGACGATTATTGAACATGCTTCTAAAAATAATTATGACTTGATTTTAATTGGGGCAAAAGGTGCACATCAAACAAAAATGCTCCGGGGAAGTGTCACAGAGCGTGTTATCCGGAGATCCAAAATACCTGTTTTCTCCGTTGGCGATCGGTTTAATGCGGATGAGGTGAAAAATATTATGGTCACTACAGACACATCTGAATTGTCGCTGGCATCCTTTCCAATGGCTGCAGCGCTGGCAGATTCATTTGGAGCTCGCCTGACCCTTTTTCACGTTATTGAGCTTTACGGAAGCATTTCGGAGGATATTCCACGAACGCCCGCGAAAGGTGAAACGATTTCAATTTATGAAGCGATCATTGAACGGTTAAACAACTTTCTTACTAAGCGTAAAATTGACAACATTCATGTACAGAGAACCGGCGTTACATTTGAGGATGAGGTTGTGATTACCGATGGAGATCAAAGCCGTACAATTCCGCTGTTTACTAAAATTGAAAAGGGAGTATCAGCACATTACGAAATAGAGAACTACGCTTCTGAGTCGGCAGACCTTGTGATCATGGCAACTCATGGTTACAGTGGTTTTGCTCATCTTATTTTGGGATCTACGGCAGAAAAAGTGGCTCAGTATGTATCAAAGCCGGTACTTACAGTAAGACCGGATGAAAAAGATTTTGAGGAGGCTTAA
- a CDS encoding DUF368 domain-containing protein, whose translation MGSADIVPGVSGGTMALITGIYHRLIYAIKSVDSKTAKHLFTLRFNKLFEYFHWKFLLLLFTGILLAIIFFTRIVPLQVYMFTHPELVYGLFFGLILGSVFLLIAELDKTHRNAKALLPLLLGSAIGFWVVTLVPAETPETFWYVFISGAVAICAMILPGISGSYILLIFRKYDYVLSQLGAIGSAETGQALINILPFVIGAVTGLILFSRVLSWLLNRYYAVTLLILIGFLIGSLYVIWPYQDRDFEEVVRSTEIVSLDSSLVRELKDREGVPNQPEFQRLGDQVEAEDGEMMIEVETVSRKLISSKPYFPTNELTESDREVNRTEGVVGMGLGFLLIIGIAFLRKRSPNH comes from the coding sequence ATGGGATCAGCTGATATTGTACCGGGTGTTAGCGGGGGTACAATGGCCCTGATTACCGGTATTTACCATCGCTTGATTTACGCGATAAAAAGTGTTGACAGTAAGACGGCAAAGCATCTCTTTACTCTTCGATTCAATAAGCTGTTTGAATACTTTCACTGGAAATTTTTGCTTTTGCTATTTACAGGCATTCTGCTTGCAATCATCTTTTTTACGAGGATTGTTCCACTTCAGGTATACATGTTTACACATCCTGAGCTTGTTTACGGCCTGTTTTTTGGCTTGATATTGGGATCTGTATTCCTGCTTATTGCGGAATTGGATAAAACGCATCGGAATGCCAAGGCACTGCTTCCATTGCTCCTTGGATCTGCAATTGGATTTTGGGTTGTAACATTGGTTCCGGCCGAAACACCGGAGACCTTTTGGTATGTTTTTATCAGTGGTGCCGTAGCGATATGTGCTATGATTTTACCCGGCATCTCAGGGTCCTACATTTTATTGATTTTTAGAAAATATGATTACGTACTGAGTCAGTTAGGGGCAATCGGCTCAGCAGAAACTGGTCAGGCACTGATAAACATTCTACCCTTTGTAATTGGTGCTGTTACAGGATTGATCCTATTCTCAAGAGTACTTTCGTGGTTGCTTAACCGCTATTACGCTGTGACTCTTCTTATTTTAATTGGTTTCCTGATTGGTTCACTCTACGTGATATGGCCGTATCAAGATCGGGACTTTGAAGAGGTTGTGAGAAGTACGGAAATTGTATCTTTAGATAGCAGCCTGGTACGTGAGTTGAAAGATCGTGAAGGAGTTCCCAATCAGCCAGAATTTCAACGACTCGGTGACCAGGTAGAAGCGGAAGATGGTGAAATGATGATTGAAGTAGAAACCGTTTCAAGGAAACTAATATCGAGTAAACCTTACTTTCCGACAAATGAATTAACTGAATCAGATCGAGAAGTAAACCGCACGGAAGGAGTGGTTGGAATGGGTTTAGGATTCTTATTGATAATTGGAATTGCATTCCTTCGTAAAAGGTCTCCAAATCATTGA